A window of Bufo gargarizans isolate SCDJY-AF-19 chromosome 9, ASM1485885v1, whole genome shotgun sequence contains these coding sequences:
- the LOC122946850 gene encoding protocadherin-20-like yields MRYIQKYFLLLTNILQVLNFPGATTEIIFHIQEEQEEDTLIGNLNSGLLSPTPLQYKLLTHTNYFHLDAQSGNLYTTANKLDRESLCPLDTMDQCTMMLDVFILSQEHSEFTKVKLFILDINDNPPYFTEPTYIISIPEDTAIGTRFVIDHLAKDVDIEYNAELSYQLICPENIFTLDQHVDFLSLVVLRPLDRELQSEHRMSLIAYDNGFPRLSGSTTLVVQIVDINDNCPIFLENNVSVNLPRNVSVGDKVVQLQAVDADDSENSVIEYFYSTRVPESIKNVFNLDSSSGLMTLSLPLQEEITQYKLSVLAIGHGCFPAVASVTINLEKIRKKPKIELRFIASQNEGGISIREDVPPGTIIAILDVADPDAIISHPLFINGSSPFLLRPSDSGTFLLLTSSLLDFESKQQYDITIIGNSTIDESFACTEALKIQIEDVNDNNPKFSNSLEEIFIEENNVPGDKLLTLSASDEDSGSNGEISYYLLDGDPNVFSIDSLSGDLKVSISLDREKKSSYTIKVLAMDHGSPSKNDSCVIIIKILDQNDNPPTFASSEFTFFVPEDLPHQGEVGYINVTDIDTGLNGDFSVHLINTTLLFSIGQDKILRSEGSFDYEKELMYELWVEATDEGSPSLTSRAKVLIFILDVNDNAPLIVLPESNFSYVLVPPDTSEGSSVTKVHAVDYDAGLNAVITYSEYGEIGPTANLFKVDTNTGNIILKESTSSHHCGLYQLLVKASDQGYPEALSTIVWVNILLNQSISNRSYVESLIMTSKTSMTQENQVITLGPCPKYQSTTAPFTWSLTAPVALAVVSVSVICCMAGTFLFLCSRRRNSKKKKEKKKNAEVQIPLQLNVDYCAKDWDEVKYCEPPESPSPH; encoded by the coding sequence AAATATTTTCTTCTTCTTACAAATATTCTTCAAGTTCTGAACTTTCCTGGAGCTACCACAGAAATCATATTCCACATCCAGGAGGAACAAGAAGAAGATACTTTGATTGGAAATTTAAACAGTGGTCTCTTGTCACCTACACCCCTGCAGTACAAGCTTTTAACCCATACAAACTATTTCCATCTCGATGCCCAAAGTGGGAATTTATATACGACAGCAAATAAGCTTGACAGAGAGTCGTTGTGCCCATTAGATACCATGGACCAATGTACAATGATGCTGGATGTCTTCATTTTATCTCAAGAACATTCAGAATTTACCAAAGTAAAACTTTTTATCCTGGATATTAATGACAACCCACCTTATTTTACAGAGCCGACCTACATTATCTCCATTCCAGAAGACACAGCCATTGGAACCAGATTTGTCATTGACCACTTGGCCAAGGATGTGGATATAGAGTACAATGCAGAGCTGTCCTACCAACTCATCTGTCCAGAAAACATCTTCACTCTAGATCAACATGTGGATTTCTTATCATTAGTGGTTCTCAGACCTCTGGATCGTGAATTACAGAGTGAACATAGGATGAGTTTAATTGCCTATGATAATGGATTTCCACGATTGTCTGGCAGTACAACACTCGTTGTACAAATTGTGGACATAAATGATAATTGCCCTATCTTCCTTGAAAACAATGTCTCTGTTAATCTTCCCAGGAATGTGTCTGTGGGTGACAAAGTGGTACAACTTCAAGCGGTAGATGCAGATGATAGTGAGAATAGTGTGATTGAGTACTTTTACAGCACTCGAGTTCCAGAATCaatcaaaaatgtttttaatcTAGACAGTTCATCTGGTTTAATGACCCTATCATTGCCTTTACAAGAAGAGATAACCCAATATAAGTTGTCAGTGCTAGCCATTGGACATGGCTGCTTTCCAGCAGTGGCTTCAGTCACTATAAATCTAGAAAAAATTAGAAAGAAGCCAAAGATAGAACTTCGTTTCATAGCATCCCAAAACGAAGGGGGCATCtccatccgtgaagatgtcccgCCAGGAACAATCATTGCCATCTTGGACGTTGCAGATCCAGATGCTATTATCAGTCATCCTCTTTTCATAAATGGGTCCTCTCCTTTCCTCTTAAGGCCTTCAGATTCTGGGACATTCCTGCTATTAACGTCCAGTCTGTTGGACTTTGAGTCAAAACAGCAATATGACATTACAATAATTGGAAATTCCACCATTGATGAATCATTTGCTTGTACAGAAGCTCTTAAGATACAGATTGAAGATGTAAATGATAATAACCCTAAATTCTCAAACTCCCTTGAAGAAATTTTCATTGAAGAAAACAATGTTCCCGGTGATAAGTTACTAACGCTTTCTGCTTCTGATGAAGATAGCGGATCCAATGGAGAAATAAGTTACTACCTGCTCGATGGGGATCCTAATGTGTTTTCCATTGACAGTTTGAGTGGGGATCTCAAAGTATCCATATCTTTGGACAGAGAAAAGAAATCTTCCTATACCATAAAAGTTTTAGCAATGGACCATGGTTCACCATCGAAGAACGATTCATGTGTAATCATTATCAAGATCCTCGATCAAAATGACAACCCACCAACTTTTGCTTCAAGTGAGTTTACGTTCTTTGTCCCTGAAGATCTTCCTCATCAAGGAGAGGTTGGCTATATAAATGTAACAGATATAGATACTGGGTTGAATGGCGATTTTTCTGTGCACCTTATAAACACCACTTTATTGTTTTCCATTGGTCAAGATAAAATACTAAGGTCTGAGGGTTCCTTTGACTATGAAAAAGAATTAATGTATGAACTTTGGGTGGAAGCAACAGATGAAGGAAGCCCATCATTGACCTCAAGAGCCAAAGTTCTCATCTTTATACTAGATGTGAATGACAATGCTCCTTTGATAGTGCTTCCAGAGTCAAACTTTTCATATGTTTTGGTTCCACCTGATACTTCAGAGGGTTCTTCTGTGACCAAAGTCCACGCAGTTGATTATGATGCAGGCTTGAATGCAGTTATAACGTATTCTGAGTATGGAGAGATTGGTCCTACTGCCAATCTCTTTAAGGTTGATACCAACACGGGTAACATCATATTAAAAGAAAGTACTAGTAGTCATCATTGTGGATTATATCAACTCTTAGTAAAAGCCAGTGACCAAGGCTATCCAGAAGCTCTTTCAACTATTGTATGGGTCAACATTCTTCTTAATCAAAGCATAAGCAACAGGAGCTATGTGGAGTCCTTAATAATGACGAGCAAGACGAGTATGACTCAGGAAAACCAGGTGATTACTCTGGGACCGTGCCCAAAATACCAATCGACCACGGCTCCTTTCACCTGGTCATTGACGGCACCAGTTGCCCTTGCCGTAGTGTCAGTCTCCGTCATATGCTGCATGGCTGGCACCTTTTTATTTCTATGTTCCAGAAGAAGAAactcaaaaaagaagaaagaaaaaaagaaaaatgcagaaGTACAAATTCCTCTGCAGTTAAATGTTGATTATTGCGCAAAAGACTGGGATGAAGTGAAATACTGTGAACCTCCAGAAAGTCCCTCACCCCATTAA